A genomic window from Treponema maltophilum ATCC 51939 includes:
- the fliG gene encoding flagellar motor switch protein FliG produces the protein MAGPQTKSSASLGGGNKKGKDFKSLNGRQKAAIFMVSLGADISAEIFKHLREDEVETLTFEIARFDTIDAELKDAVLREFQDLIKAQNFITSGGIDFARELLEKSLGSQKAIDIINRLTSSLQVRPFDFIRRTDPAHLLNFIQQEHPQTIALILAYLEPNKASIILQNLPDEIQSDVARRIATMDRTSPDVLREVERVLEKKLSTLSSEDYTAAGGVESIVEILNLVDRSSEKSIIESLEEDDPDLAEEIKKRMFVFEDIVMLDDRAIQKVMREVDTQELAKALKAVDTEVQDKIFRNMSKRAASMLKEDMEFMGPVRLKDVEEAQQKIVSTIRRLEDSGEIVIARSGEDELVV, from the coding sequence ATGGCAGGACCTCAAACAAAATCTTCCGCATCGCTCGGCGGCGGCAACAAAAAAGGCAAGGATTTCAAAAGTCTCAACGGCCGCCAAAAAGCCGCCATTTTTATGGTTTCTTTGGGCGCCGACATTTCGGCCGAAATTTTTAAGCATTTGCGCGAAGACGAAGTTGAAACGCTTACGTTCGAAATCGCGCGCTTCGATACGATCGACGCCGAATTAAAAGATGCGGTTTTGCGCGAATTTCAGGATTTGATTAAAGCGCAGAATTTTATAACGTCCGGCGGTATCGATTTTGCACGCGAGCTTTTGGAAAAATCGCTCGGCAGCCAAAAAGCCATAGATATTATCAACCGGCTCACCAGTTCGCTGCAAGTGCGTCCCTTCGATTTTATCCGCCGCACGGATCCGGCGCACCTTTTGAACTTTATCCAGCAGGAACACCCGCAAACGATTGCGCTTATTTTGGCGTATTTGGAACCGAACAAAGCTTCCATTATTTTGCAAAACCTGCCCGACGAAATACAAAGCGACGTTGCGCGACGCATCGCGACGATGGACCGGACTTCGCCGGACGTTTTGCGCGAAGTTGAACGCGTACTCGAAAAGAAGCTTTCAACCCTGTCCAGCGAAGACTACACGGCTGCAGGCGGTGTCGAAAGTATTGTCGAAATATTGAACCTCGTAGACCGTTCGTCCGAAAAATCGATTATCGAATCTTTGGAAGAAGACGATCCGGATTTGGCCGAAGAAATCAAAAAACGCATGTTCGTTTTCGAAGATATCGTTATGCTCGACGACCGCGCCATTCAAAAGGTTATGCGCGAAGTCGATACGCAGGAGCTCGCAAAAGCGCTTAAAGCCGTCGATACGGAAGTGCAGGATAAGATTTTCCGCAATATGTCCAAACGCGCGGCAAGCATGTTAAAAGAAGATATGGAATTTATGGGGCCGGTGCGTTTGAAAGACGTCGAAGAAGCTCAGCAAAAAATCGTATCGACAATCCGGCGCCTCGAAGACAGCGGCGAAATCGTTATTGCCCGCTCCGGAGAAGATGAACTTGTAGTGTAG
- the flgB gene encoding flagellar basal body rod protein FlgB, translated as MNGFSRTVDILHRALDVNSMRYQVSADNLANAEVPNFKRTEVNFESALKRAFESETTAADQVRLITTDPRHIHNDTFIDYRTVEPRRVTDYLSTVKANGNNVDAEQEAMNILKIQMNYQLLSQLENFQFSQAKVILK; from the coding sequence ATGAACGGTTTTTCGCGCACGGTCGATATTCTTCACCGTGCGCTCGACGTAAACTCGATGCGCTATCAAGTATCGGCGGATAATCTTGCAAACGCCGAAGTGCCGAATTTTAAACGCACGGAAGTCAATTTCGAAAGCGCGCTTAAAAGAGCTTTCGAATCCGAAACGACGGCTGCCGATCAGGTGCGTTTAATTACAACCGATCCCCGTCACATACATAACGATACGTTTATAGATTACCGCACGGTTGAGCCCCGCCGCGTAACCGATTATTTGAGTACGGTAAAGGCAAACGGCAATAATGTAGACGCCGAACAGGAAGCTATGAATATTTTGAAAATTCAGATGAATTACCAATTGCTGAGCCAATTGGAGAATTTTCAATTTTCGCAGGCAAAGGTTATCTTAAAGTAA
- the fliH gene encoding flagellar assembly protein FliH: MAKTVFRPTEITKSDKKVMLQLNHNFVVEPEVPEVEQVPEYTGPTADDLRREAEAFKKDWEQEKQKLLSDAEAEAQQIIKNAEQAAFDEVKRKSDLASVTKKQAEEEAERIIKDAEKRSQDIIQEAELSRDKNIADARKEGFEKGHEDGYQNGHQEALRLINRLHVIVERTMDRRKNILEETEQQIVDLVLLIARKVVKIISENQRNVIMSNVLHALRKVKGRGDVTIRVNLADMDLTSEHVKDFIESVESVKNITIAEDSTVDKGGCIVETDFGSIDARISSQLAELEQKILEISPIKNVSGASVVERE; this comes from the coding sequence ATGGCAAAAACGGTTTTCCGTCCGACGGAAATAACGAAATCCGATAAAAAAGTTATGCTGCAATTGAATCATAACTTTGTCGTCGAACCCGAAGTGCCCGAAGTCGAACAAGTGCCCGAATATACCGGGCCGACCGCCGACGACCTTCGCCGCGAAGCCGAAGCTTTTAAAAAAGACTGGGAGCAGGAAAAACAAAAACTGTTGTCGGACGCCGAAGCCGAAGCGCAGCAAATCATTAAAAATGCCGAACAAGCCGCCTTTGACGAAGTAAAGCGCAAAAGCGATCTGGCCTCCGTTACGAAAAAACAGGCCGAAGAAGAAGCCGAACGCATCATTAAAGACGCGGAAAAGCGCTCGCAGGACATTATTCAGGAAGCCGAACTAAGCCGCGATAAAAATATCGCCGATGCGCGAAAAGAAGGTTTTGAAAAAGGACACGAAGACGGCTACCAAAACGGGCATCAGGAAGCGCTGCGCCTTATAAACCGCCTGCACGTTATCGTCGAGCGCACGATGGACAGGCGCAAAAATATTTTGGAAGAAACCGAACAGCAGATTGTCGATTTGGTGCTGCTCATAGCGCGCAAGGTTGTTAAAATCATATCGGAAAATCAGCGCAACGTTATTATGTCGAATGTGCTGCACGCGCTGCGCAAGGTAAAAGGCCGCGGCGACGTTACGATCCGCGTCAATCTTGCCGACATGGACCTGACGAGCGAGCACGTTAAGGATTTTATCGAATCGGTGGAAAGCGTAAAGAATATAACGATCGCCGAAGATTCTACGGTAGATAAGGGCGGCTGTATCGTCGAAACCGACTTCGGTTCCATCGACGCGCGCATTTCGAGCCAACTTGCCGAACTTGAGCAAAAAATACTTGAAATTTCTCCGATTAAAAACGTTTCGGGCGCTTCCGTCGTCGAGCGCGAATAA
- the flgC gene encoding flagellar basal body rod protein FlgC: MGLFSSINIAATGLSAQRLRTDVISDNIANASTTRTQSGGPFKRSRVILASAQKKPTFRSPFVPEDLDKGMGKGVRVMEIKKDDSEGPLVYMPDHPDAIKTGPNAGYVEYPNVNIVNEMVDLISASRAYEANTTVIQGAKEMFQQALVIGQ; encoded by the coding sequence ATGGGACTTTTTTCAAGTATAAACATTGCGGCAACCGGTTTGAGCGCTCAAAGGCTCAGAACCGATGTCATATCTGACAATATTGCAAACGCATCGACGACGAGAACGCAGTCGGGCGGGCCCTTTAAAAGGTCGCGCGTTATTTTGGCTTCGGCGCAAAAAAAGCCGACGTTCCGCAGCCCCTTTGTTCCCGAAGACTTGGATAAGGGCATGGGAAAGGGCGTGCGCGTTATGGAAATAAAAAAAGACGACAGCGAAGGCCCCTTGGTGTACATGCCCGATCACCCCGACGCGATAAAAACGGGACCGAACGCCGGCTATGTCGAATATCCGAACGTGAACATCGTAAACGAAATGGTCGACCTTATTTCGGCGTCGCGCGCATACGAAGCCAATACGACGGTTATTCAGGGCGCAAAAGAGATGTTCCAGCAAGCGCTTGTAATAGGGCAGTAA
- the fliF gene encoding flagellar basal-body MS-ring/collar protein FliF, giving the protein MNEWLKKLFLQVKELWSKWTVIQKVILIGIVAAVIVALILVSVFSSRPTTVPLFSVPVTDQAMRDKIVYRLEQENVKVYVTDAGMISVDNEATARRLRAILVREDLVPGNVDPWALFDVERWTVNDFQQNVNLQRSITAQITQHIESLDEIDRAEVVLGMPEKALFTADQKPVTASVILTIKPGSDFASPSQRKKVEGVQKLLIKAIPGLKAENITIADSAGNVLNDFDGMAEIDRVNIVAKEQKLIENLENAYREKILATLQQNFDKDRVRNLNIKIDMDMSKKEVNSTEYFPFTKRPDNKDTPYDDSEILESVTVSSQIIDKTFKGTAYNPEGPAGVEGQNPPVYSDMSNLYGVHQEKSETKNQAINTKQTQEIKSPSIDRVTVSVNIDGLWRRKTDPQTGQLLVTPANSIEREYIPVSAEDLEKAKALVQDAIGYNRDRGDSVTVTNIAVDRSAQFAAEDLAYIRSEQTRRTILLSIIAVIAVLIAFILFRIISREMERRRRLREEELLRKHQLEREKTLWEAEQAGMEVTMSVEERERAELQESVMSIAREHPEDVAMLIRTWLMEE; this is encoded by the coding sequence ATGAACGAATGGCTCAAAAAGCTTTTTCTTCAGGTAAAAGAATTATGGTCTAAGTGGACCGTAATACAAAAGGTTATTCTTATCGGAATCGTTGCGGCGGTTATCGTCGCCTTGATTCTCGTTTCCGTATTTTCGTCGCGTCCGACAACGGTTCCTTTATTCAGCGTGCCGGTTACCGATCAGGCGATGCGCGATAAAATCGTCTATCGGCTCGAGCAGGAAAACGTAAAAGTATACGTTACCGACGCGGGGATGATTTCCGTCGATAACGAAGCGACCGCGCGGCGCTTGCGGGCCATCCTCGTGCGCGAAGACTTGGTTCCCGGCAATGTGGATCCCTGGGCGCTGTTCGACGTGGAGCGCTGGACCGTCAACGATTTTCAGCAAAACGTCAATTTGCAGCGTTCGATTACGGCGCAGATAACCCAGCATATAGAATCGCTCGACGAAATCGACCGCGCCGAAGTGGTCCTCGGTATGCCCGAAAAAGCTTTGTTTACCGCCGATCAAAAGCCGGTAACGGCGAGCGTTATTTTAACGATAAAGCCCGGAAGCGATTTTGCATCTCCTTCGCAGCGCAAAAAGGTTGAAGGCGTACAAAAGCTGCTTATAAAAGCCATACCCGGTTTAAAGGCCGAAAACATTACGATAGCCGATTCGGCGGGCAATGTTTTAAATGATTTTGACGGCATGGCGGAGATAGACCGGGTTAATATTGTCGCCAAAGAGCAAAAACTTATCGAAAATCTTGAAAACGCGTACCGCGAAAAAATCCTTGCAACCTTGCAGCAAAACTTCGACAAAGACCGCGTGCGCAATTTGAACATAAAAATCGACATGGACATGTCGAAAAAAGAAGTCAATTCCACCGAATATTTTCCGTTTACCAAGCGCCCGGACAACAAGGATACGCCCTACGACGATTCGGAAATTCTCGAATCGGTAACCGTGTCTTCGCAGATTATCGACAAAACATTTAAAGGTACCGCTTATAATCCCGAAGGGCCTGCCGGCGTCGAGGGACAAAATCCTCCCGTGTATTCGGATATGTCGAATTTATACGGCGTTCATCAGGAAAAATCCGAAACGAAAAATCAGGCGATCAATACAAAGCAAACGCAGGAAATAAAAAGTCCGTCGATTGACCGCGTAACCGTTTCGGTCAACATAGACGGTTTGTGGCGGCGCAAAACCGACCCGCAAACCGGGCAGCTGCTTGTAACGCCTGCGAACAGCATCGAGCGCGAGTATATTCCCGTTTCGGCCGAAGATCTTGAAAAAGCGAAAGCGTTGGTGCAGGATGCAATCGGGTATAACCGCGACCGCGGAGATTCGGTTACGGTTACGAATATCGCGGTCGACCGCAGCGCTCAGTTTGCCGCCGAAGACCTCGCGTACATACGCTCGGAACAAACGCGGCGTACAATCCTTTTGTCTATAATAGCGGTTATCGCCGTTTTGATAGCCTTTATTCTGTTCCGCATTATTTCGCGCGAAATGGAACGCCGGCGCCGTCTGCGCGAAGAAGAGCTTTTGCGCAAACATCAGCTCGAGCGCGAAAAAACGCTGTGGGAAGCCGAACAGGCCGGAATGGAAGTTACGATGTCCGTCGAAGAGCGCGAGCGGGCGGAGCTTCAGGAAAGCGTTATGTCTATCGCGCGCGAGCACCCCGAAGACGTGGCGATGCTTATCCGTACATGGCTGATGGAGGAATAA
- the fliE gene encoding flagellar hook-basal body complex protein FliE — protein sequence MTIDSLALIRTNPAHAGSGPMIRPTGKQTENLSAENPGIAKRTTFDRYLLDAVNYVNQKQIDVSNLAQQAVTDPDSVDPHDITVAMAKANLSLSIAQNVISRLTQAWNEITSNR from the coding sequence ATGACAATAGATTCTTTGGCTTTAATACGAACGAATCCCGCTCACGCAGGAAGCGGCCCGATGATACGGCCGACGGGTAAACAAACGGAAAATCTTTCCGCAGAAAACCCCGGCATAGCAAAACGGACGACGTTCGACCGCTATTTGCTCGATGCGGTAAATTACGTCAACCAAAAACAAATCGACGTTTCGAATCTTGCGCAGCAGGCGGTAACCGATCCCGATTCGGTCGACCCGCACGATATAACCGTCGCGATGGCAAAGGCGAATCTTTCGCTCAGCATTGCGCAAAACGTTATAAGCCGCCTTACTCAGGCATGGAACGAAATTACTTCCAACAGGTAG